GACAGGGTCACCAGCGACTTCATGGCGTCTTCCACCGTAATAGTGGAGCCAGCGCGCAGGCCAAGTTTGGTCGGCACGGCCGCGGCGGCATGGGCCGAAACGGTCATCTTGGTGGAGAGTTTGAGGTTGCCTGCGCTCAGTTCCTGGAACAGGACATAGAGCGTCATCACCTTGGCGACCGAAGCGGGGTAGCGCTTGCTGTCGGCTGCGGATTCATACAGCACATTGCCCGACTTGGCGTCGACGACAATGCCGGCATATTTGCGGAGGTTTTCGATTGCCTGTGCCGGTGCAGCAGCATGTGCACTGACCGCCAGGGCAATAAGGATTGCGGCAAAGGCGCGGACAAACGCGACGCGCCATGGGGTTTTCGCCTGGGAAGCCACCCGATACTCCAACTCTTACTCTCGGGCACTTCTGTGCCCGTACGCAACTACAACAACACAAAACTCAGGTCGGTCCGGGGAGCCCCACGCGCCCAGCTCGACCATGAATTTCCAAGTTCTACGTTGCGCCCCGTTACTATTCCGTAAAATGCCACCGATTTCCGGCAGGGTGTTGAAACGGTGTCACGCGGTCGTGATCAGGCAGGCGTGGTTGCGGTGGAGACGCCGGGCTGTGAAGGGTGTGTGCAGGGCAGTGCAGGGGAACAAACCGGACGCCATGGCTCGACGTTTGCGGCGTTCAGACCCGGTGCTTTTTGCCACCTCACAAATTCGGGAAGTATGGGCCCTTAACACAGCGCCGATTTTGCCTACATAATGACACTCACCATGCTGCTTCGTTTTCCTCACGACAGATGTATAGCCATGAACTTTGACGATCGCCTCGCCATGACCGATGCGGTGCCTGCGGTTTTCCGCCAGGTGCCCATGCCTGCCAGCGCGGGGCCCAAGGATGATGAACCCGGCAAGGGTGACACCGACACCGGGACCATCACCAAGACCCGGCCCAAGACCAAGCGCCCGAGCCTGTATCGGGTGCTGCTACTCAATGACGATTACACGCCGATGGAATTCGTCATTCTCGTTCTGCAGGACGTCTTCAACAAATCGCGTGAAGACGCCATGCAGATCATGCTGCACGTTCACCAAAAGGGGGTGGGTGAGTGCGGCGTATATCCATACGAAGTCGCTGAGACCAAGGTCACACGCGTCATGGATACGGCACGCAAGAACCAGCATCCGCTGCAATGCGTGATGGAA
The DNA window shown above is from Devosia litorisediminis and carries:
- the clpS gene encoding ATP-dependent Clp protease adapter ClpS, which encodes MPASAGPKDDEPGKGDTDTGTITKTRPKTKRPSLYRVLLLNDDYTPMEFVILVLQDVFNKSREDAMQIMLHVHQKGVGECGVYPYEVAETKVTRVMDTARKNQHPLQCVMEKQ